The following is a genomic window from Sphaerodactylus townsendi isolate TG3544 linkage group LG16, MPM_Stown_v2.3, whole genome shotgun sequence.
CACCTCTTGGGGTTTGCCCATTCCAGTATCCCTGTCTCTCCAATTTTCAACTACCTTGCAAACAGGGATGTTAAGATTTAGCAATTAGCAGAAACCAGCTGATTTCCATTTTTCTGGTCTTTTATTGTTCTGGAAATTCTAACTACACTGCATTCTACTCTATAAATTTGTCCTAACTAGAAAAATTCTACATTAGGAGTTTGCCACAGCATTCAGTTTTCCCTGTTGGTTTGCATCTGTTTATTTCCAGTCTGCATTACATATGCACATTAATAAAACACTCTAAAATGTACTTTTGATGTAACTGAATATATCTTTGCAAGTGTGTTCTTTTTGTGTAGCATTTTACTGATGTGCACATATATCTCTGCTCATTGTAAAATGCACAACAAAATCTTGAAACAACGGTATACATAACAGCAAGATTTGTGTATGTTTTGTCAGTAAAATACACAGAGAAAAAAGACATGAAGAATGGTGCATCTATTATATATTGATACATCATACACAACTTAGAAATTAAAGAATGAAATCATTGAGGATTATTAATTCGTCAATTTCATTTGGAAACAAGACCAGGTGATCTGGAATTgcaaaacacaaaatgaaatTCAGAAGAAGACAATCTTGCACATATACTTGGTTAATAGACTATTTTATGAATAGTTATTGAAGGTTGTAGCAAATGTTCAAATACTGTGAGGTACTAGTCCTTTTCCAAAGCTTCCACCTTTCCTATATTTTAaccaggtggtggtggttgtagtTAAACTATTAGGCAAGAGAAGGATATCAGAGCTGTCCTGGAGAACAACAGAAGAACAAGACACCTAAAATCCACCCTGATTCTAATAGgtgtttctgtttttattttcttgtaaaGTTTGTCCGGCCAATAAATCTAGAGACggctgattttttatttttatatggggAGGACTACTAATCTTGGAACTGTTGGTGTTTTTTGGAACTTCCAAAGTCAGGACAACCAATTTCATTAGAAACATTTTCGGTGAACTACACCGGGGCCAAAATCTTTGTAATCATCAAGAGTGACCCACATCAGTTTGAAAGATGACAGACAAGTCAAAATAGAGGCCCCAATCCAGGCACAGTACTTTCTCTCAGGTGGCGCTATGATCCTTGCTGATATCCCAATGGGTACTTGCAGCTGCATTTCCTTCAGGATACGCTCATCCATCCCGGGGAACAGAGTCGACCCCCCAGAAAGCAGAATGTTTTCATAAAGGTCTTTGCGGACATCAATATCGCATCTCACAATACTGTTGAAGATCATCTTGTGTATTCCGGGAGCTTCAACACCAATGTTAGCGGGTACAAACAAGGTCTCTGGAGCTCGGAAGAGTTGGTTGCCTATCTTGATGACGTTACCATCAGGCAATTTGTACTCCCTCATGAGTTCTTCCACTTTGGCTCTCATTTCTTGGATTGGGTCCAAAGCCACATAGCAGAGCTTCTCTTTGATGTTTTTCACAATTTCCCTCTCGGCTGTGCTGACAAAAGAATGCCCACTCTCTAGAAGGAGCCTCATGAAGTATTCAGTGATGTCCCTACCAGCAACGTCCAACCTGGAGACAGCGTGCTGCAAACAATAACCTTCATAGATAGGGACTGTGTGAGTAACACCATCTCCGCTGTCCATTACTATCCCTGTGGTACGTGCTGATGCATAGAGGGCCAATGTGGCTTGGACAGCAACATACATTGCTGGCACCTTGAAGC
Proteins encoded in this region:
- the LOC125445740 gene encoding actin-85C-like isoform X1, encoding MEMEKDKNQSVIVDNGSGLCKAGIAGDSAPRSVITAIIGRSRAKATMVGAGQKEFYIGEEAQSKRGVLSLNYPIDHGIVTSWDDMERIWRHVYECELRIKSSDRPVLLTEAPLNPLQNRERMTEIMFESFKVPAMYVAVQATLALYASARTTGIVMDSGDGVTHTVPIYEGYCLQHAVSRLDVAGRDITEYFMRLLLESGHSFVSTAEREIVKNIKEKLCYVALDPIQEMRAKVEELMREYKLPDGNVIKIGNQLFRAPETLFVPANIGVEAPGIHKMIFNSIVRCDIDVRKDLYENILLSGGSTLFPGMDERILKEMQLQVPIGISARIIAPPERKYCAWIGASILTCLSSFKLMWVTLDDYKDFGPGVVHRKCF
- the LOC125445740 gene encoding actin-85C-like isoform X2, encoding MNNQEDIPAVIVDNGSGLCKAGIAGDSAPRSVITAIIGRSRAKATMVGAGQKEFYIGEEAQSKRGVLSLNYPIDHGIVTSWDDMERIWRHVYECELRIKSSDRPVLLTEAPLNPLQNRERMTEIMFESFKVPAMYVAVQATLALYASARTTGIVMDSGDGVTHTVPIYEGYCLQHAVSRLDVAGRDITEYFMRLLLESGHSFVSTAEREIVKNIKEKLCYVALDPIQEMRAKVEELMREYKLPDGNVIKIGNQLFRAPETLFVPANIGVEAPGIHKMIFNSIVRCDIDVRKDLYENILLSGGSTLFPGMDERILKEMQLQVPIGISARIIAPPERKYCAWIGASILTCLSSFKLMWVTLDDYKDFGPGVVHRKCF